One genomic region from Sander lucioperca isolate FBNREF2018 chromosome 3, SLUC_FBN_1.2, whole genome shotgun sequence encodes:
- the LOC116037623 gene encoding transient receptor potential cation channel subfamily M member 7-like isoform X4, producing MKPNSQKPWIESTFTKRECVYILPVSKDPHRCLPGCQICQQLVRCCCGRLVRQHVGFTASLATKYSDVKLGENPNLSMPELEEWSVEKHTEASPTDAYGVINFQGGSHSYRAKYVRLAHDSPPESILRLMLKEWHMELPKILISVHGGVQNFELHPRLKQVVGKGLIKAAVTTGAWILTGGVNTGVAKHVGDALKEHCSRSSKKICTIGIASWGVIENRNDLIGRDIVAPYQTLLNPLSKLNVLNNLHSHFLLVDDGTVGKYGAEVQLRRDLEKHINLQRIHARIGQGVPVVALIFEGGPNVILTVLDYLQESPPVPVVVCEGTGRAADILAYVHKQTEEGGSLPDGVETDIIATIKKTFNFSHSDAIHLFQTLMECMKSKELITVFHISSEEHQDIDVAILRALLQGTNASAFDQLVLTLAWDRVDIAKNHVFVYGQQLLVSSLEQAMLDALVMDRVDFVKLLIENGVSMHRFLTISRLEELYNTKQPPNNPTLLHLVRDVKQSHLPPNYKITLIDVGLVIEYLMGGTYRCNYTRKRFRIIYNNLHGNNRRSGRHAAGPGSHLRKSHESFSMQADKKEKTRHNHFIKTAQPYKPKLESSIEQNKKRSKEEIVDIDDPETRRFPYPFNELLVWAVLMKRQKMSLFFWQHGEENMAKALVACKLCRSMGYEAKKSDVVDDTSEKLKEYSIEFGTLAVDLLEESFRQDETMAMKLLTYELKNWSNSTCLKLAVSSHLRPFVAHTCTQLLLSDMWMGRLNMRKNSW from the exons ATGAAGCCAAAC TCCCAGAAACCCTGGATAGAAAGCACTTTCACCAAGCGGGAATGTGTGTACATACTTCCAGTGTCAAAGGACCCCCACAG ATGCCTTCCAGGATGCCAGATTTGTCAACAGCTAGTCCG ATGCTGCTGTGGACGGCTGGTGCGGCAGCATGTTGGCTTCACAGCCAGCTTGGCCACGAAGTACTCGGACGTGAAGCTGGGTGAAAACCCCAACCTGTCCATGCCCGAGCTGGAGGAATGGTCGgtggaaaaacacacagaggcGAGCCCCACTGACGCCTATGGTGTCATCAATTTCCAGGGAGGGTCTCACTCATACAGAGCCAAG TATGTGCGTTTGGCCCACGACTCACCGCCAGAGAGCATCCTGCGGCTGATGCTGAAGGAGTGGCATATGGAGCTTCCTAAGATCCTCATCTCTGTCCATGGAGGAGTTCAGAACTTTGAGCTGCACCCACGCCTCAAGCAGGTGGTAGGCAAGGGCCTCATCAAAGCTGCAGTCACCACCGGGGCCTGGATCCTCACCGGAGGGGTCAACACAG GTGTGGCGAAACATGTGGGAGACGCTCTCAAAGAACACTGTTCAAGATCATCAAAGAAAATTTGCACTATTGGGATCGCATCCTGGGGCGTCATTGAAAACAGGAACGATCTCATTGGCAGAGAC ATTGTTGCTCCGTATCAGACGCTGCTGAACCCTCTAAGCAAACTTAACGTTCTCAACAATCTGCATTCCCATTTCCTCCTGGTGGATGATGGGACAGTAGGCAAGTACGGCGCTGAGGTCCAACTGCGGCGGGACCTGGAGAAGCACATCAACCTCCAAAGAATACACGCAC GAATTGGTCAGGGTGTCCCTGTTGTGGCCCTGATCTTTGAGGGGGGTCCCAATGTGATCCTGACCGTGCTAGACTACCTTCAGGAGAGCCCTCCTGTCCCAGTGGTAGTGTGTGAGGGGACCGGCCGTGCTGCTGACATACTGGCCTATGTCCACAAGCAGACTGAGGAGGGAgg TAGTCTTCCTGATGGAGTGGAGACTGACATCATCGCAACCATCAAGAAAACCTTTAACTTCAGCCACAGCGATGCCATCCATCTCTTTCAGACTCTGATGGAGTGCATGAAGAGCAAAGAATTG ATCACTGTGTTTCACATCAGCTCTGAGGAGCACCAGGACATTGACGTAGCCATTCTGAGGGCTTTACTCCAAG GTACAAATGCATCTGCCTTCGATCAGCTGGTCCTGACACTGGCCTGGGACCGGGTAGACATTGCCAAGAatcatgtgtttgtgtacggACAGCAGCTTCTG GTGAGCTCCCTGGAGCAAGCAATGCTGGATGCACTCGTGATGGACAGGGTGGATTTCGTCAAGTTGCTCATAGAAAACGGTGTGAGCATGCACCGTTTCCTGACAATCAGTCGGCTAGAAGAGCTCTACAACACG AAACAACCTCCCAACAACCCAACTCTTCTCCACCTGGTTAGAGATGTTAAACAG AGTCATCTGCCCCCAAACTATAAGATCACTTTGATTGATGTGGGCCTGGTTATTGAGTACCTGATGGGCGGGACTTACAGGTGCAACTACACCAGGAAACGCTTCCGAATCATTTACAACAATCTCCACGGCAACAATAGG AGGTCGGGGCGCCATGCAGCAGGTCCTGGTTCTCATTTGAGGAAAAGTCACGAGTCTTTTAGCATGCAGGCTGACAAGAAGGAGAAGACGAGGCACAATCACTTCATCAAAACTGCACAGCCATACAAACCTAAG CTTGAGTCTTCCATCGAGCAGAACAAAAAGAGAAGCAAAGAAGAGATTGTGGACATAGACGACCCAGAGACACGGCGGTTTCCCTACCCTTTTAATGAGCTGTTGGTGTGGGCCGTGCTGATGAAGAGGCAAAAAATGTCACTCTTCTTCTGGCAGCACGGCGAGGAGAACATGGCAAAGGCACTGGTGGCCTGTAAGCTTTGCCGATCCATGGGCTACGAGGCCAAGAAGAGTGACGTGGTGGACGACACTTCAGAGAAGCTCAAGGAGTACTCAAT TGAGTTTGGGACATTAGCAGTGGACCTGCTGGAGGAGTCGTTCAGGCAGGATGAGACCATGGCCATGAAGCTGCTCACCTATGAGCTGAAGAACTGGAGCAACTCCACATGTTTGAAGTTGGCTGTCTCCTCCCACCTACGGCCCTTTGTGGCTCATACCTGCACCCagttgttgttgtcagacatgTGGATGGGACGGCTGAACATGCGCAAGAACTCCTG GTGA